A region from the Canis aureus isolate CA01 chromosome 8, VMU_Caureus_v.1.0, whole genome shotgun sequence genome encodes:
- the LOC144318444 gene encoding uncharacterized protein LOC144318444, with product MCPECDALFPRICLSTTLWLATSLVKTSTRYSTKKVETAAKVSVSLEMEFHGRLRITTATRLQKQSVGFSLITLLEYTEYFKELQVVHVSSLTTSSKGVVPCPGPHIHARAPRAPAFLTPTMLCTDTPSMKVAVDNCSAAWV from the exons ATGTGTCCTGAATGCGATGCCCTGTTTCCACGTATTTGTCTATCGACCACTCTCTGGCTTGCTACAAGCTTGGTGAAGACCTCTACCAGATACAGCACCAAAAAGGTTGAGACAGCTGCAAAGgtttctgtttccctggagaTGGAGTTTCATGGAAGGCTAAGAATCACCACAGCAACCAGACTACAAAAACAGTCCGTGGGCTTCAGCCTCATAACTCTG CTTGAATACACAGAATATTTTAAGGAGCTCCAAGTGGTACATGTGAGTAGCCTTACAACATCCTCAAAAG GTGTTGTTCCTTGCCCTGGTCCCCACATCCACGCACGAGCTCCACGAGCTCCTGCCTTCCTCACTCCCACAATGCTTTGCACTGATACACCATCTATGAAGGTTGCTGTCGATAACTGTTCAGCTGCCTGGGTCTAA